The following are from one region of the Nicotiana tabacum cultivar K326 chromosome 3, ASM71507v2, whole genome shotgun sequence genome:
- the LOC107831282 gene encoding uncharacterized protein LOC107831282, which translates to MVEEVFSTLAKSLTTIAKRYARQDSPKKKQPLHLPRRTLGTDENVVKAVKRTPWLLSFGAYHIMESNVLLLRNCGVSDVKIKTLVLRNPRYITQKTEWVKDLLHRVEKDFQVPLNSPIFPYGFHTLASQKKSRLEKKIEIFKSFGWSDDDILVMFRKLPYCVALSEVKIKKALNIYMKELGFEPAYLASHPSILVYSLEKKVVPRVQVLKILDEKKVERRKLDLYYVLSLTESKFIEYFVLPYKDRIPELYESNNKTVAPS; encoded by the exons ATGGTAGAAGAAGTATTTTCTACTCTTGCAAAATCCTTAACAACAATAGCTAAACGATATGCTCGTCAG GATTCTCCAAAGAAGAAGCAACCTCTACATCTTCCAAG GAGAACTTTGGGCACTGATGAAAATGTAGTTAAGGCTGTAAAGAGAACTCCATGGTTGCTTTCTTTTGGTGCTTATCATATTATGGAGTCTAATGTATTGTTGTTGAGAAACTGTGGTGTTTCTGATGTGAAAATAAAAACACTTGTCCTTAGGAATCCTAGGTACATTACACAAAAGACTGAGTGGGTTAAGGATTTATTGCATAGGGTGGAGAAGGATTTTCAGGTTCCGCTTAACTCCCCTATTTTTCCTTATGGATTTCATACGTTAGCCTCACAAAAGAAGTCTAGGTTGGAAAAGAAGATTGAAATTTTCAAGAGTTTTGGATGGTCTGATGATGATATACTCGTGATGTTCAGGAAATTACCTTATTGTGTAGCACTCTCAGAGGTTAAGATTAAGAAAGCATTGAATATTTACATGAAGGAGCTCGGTTTTGAACCTGCTTACTTGGCTTCTCATCCTTCAATTTTGGTCTATAGTTTGGAAAAAAAGGTGGTACCTCGGGTGCAAGTCTTGAAAATTTTGGATGAAAAGAAGGTTGAGAGGAGAAAGTTGGATCTCTATTATGTTCTGAGCCTAACAGAGTCGAAGTTCATTGAGTATTTTGTGCTGCCTTACAAGGATCGGATACCTGAATTGTATGAATCAAACAACAAAACTGTGGCTCCTTCTTAA